The Flavobacterium sp. N2270 genome contains the following window.
TTAAAGAATCTTTGGCACACATAATTGCATGACCAGTTCCGAGAGCTTCATTTTGATAATAAATGGTTCCTTTTGCGCCTAATTTTTCTGCAATAGCAATTAAATCAGCTTCTACTTGATTACCAAAACTTTCGTGAATAATAAAAGCTACTTCATCAATTTCTTGATTTAGAACTCCAGCTATATCCTCTACTAATCTGTGAACAATTGGTTTTCCCGCAACCGGAATTAATGGTTTGGGTATTGTTAATGTATGTGGACGAAGACGTGAGCCACGACCTGCCATAGGTACTATTATTTTCATAATCATGCCCGCGAAGGCGGGTATCTTTTTAGTTAAACTTTATTTTCTTATTATATTGAAATTGAAATTCCAATTTATACTAATATCCATCCACGATGGGTTCATATCTTCAATTAATTTAATTTTCCAATCTCTTTTCCATTTTTTCAATTGCCTTTCGCGTTTTGAAGCTTCAAAACCATCTTGCCATTCTTCAAAATAGATTAATTTATCACAATTATATTTAGCCGTAAATGAATTTGGATAAATTTTCAATTTATGTTCTTTAACACGTTCATGCAAATTATCGGTAACTCCAATATAAATAAGGCCTTGACACTTGTTTGTCATTATATAAATATACCATAATTTCATTTTATTATGTTTTATATTCCTGCCTTAGTAATAATCGATTTAGGTAACCCAAGTGTAAAACTAATGATTAGTTTTCAATTCACTAGATTCCTGTCTTCGCAGGAACTTTACTTCACCCCTGTACTTCCAAAACCACCTTCTCCACGTGAAGTTTCAGACAACTCCTCTACATGAATCCATTCAGCGCGTTCGTGTTTTGCAATTACTAATTGAGCAATTCTTTCTCCGTTTTCAATGGTAAAATCTTCATTGGAAAGGTTTACTAAAATTACACCAATTTCACCACGATAATCAGCGTCGACTGTTCCTGGAGAATTTAAAACCGTAATTCCATTTTTTGCGGCCAAACCACTTCTAGGGCGAACTTGAGCTTCAAAGCCAATTGGTAATTCAATGAAAATTCCGGTTTTAACTATTGTTCTTCCTAATGGATTTAATACGATTGATTCAGTAATATTTGCACGCAAATCCATTCCAGCTGAAGCGATTGTTTCGTAGTTTGGTAATTCGTGTGATGATTTATTTATTATTTTAATTTGCATTATTTTCGATTTAAAAATTTTGAAAAAAGGTCTTGCTCATTTCGATATACAAAGTAAACAAAAATTAATAAACTAGCTATTCCAAAAACATAGGTTTCTCTTAAAATAGGAATGTAAAAAGAAAACAGACTTAATATAACCGAAAGCCCCAAATAGAAACCAATTTTCTTTTTATCATAAGGAATTGGATAGCTTTTTTGTCCTAGCTTATATGAAATCAACATCATTGCTCCATATGCAAAAATAGTTGCAATTGCAGAACCCATAAAACCTATATAGGGAATCAGAACAAAGTTGAATAATAATGTTACTAAAGCGCCTACAATTGAAATATATGCGCCGATTTTAGTTTTGTCGATTAATTTATACCAAACTGAAAGATTGGTATAAATACCTAAGAAAAAATTAGCAATTACAATTAAAGGCACAATATTCATTGCAATCCAATATTCTTCTCTAGGAACTAAAAAAACTTTTAAAACATCAGCAAAAACTATTATTCCGAGTGACATAAACGAACCAAATATGACAAAGTATTTTGTGATTTCGGCATACGTTTGTGGTGCATTTTCATTTTTTGCATGACTGAAAAAGAAAGGTTCAATTCCTAAAGTATAGGCGGTTCTAAACAAAACCATAAACATTCCAATTTTATAACAAGCAGAATAAGCGCCAATATGTGCTAAATCGACATGCATCCATTCTAAAAGAATTTTATCAAAATGTTCATTGATTGCAAATGCGATTCCAGCAATTAAAATTGGGAAACCGTAATGCATCATTTTTTTCCAAAGCACCACATCAAATTGCCACTTCAATTTAAAATAATCAGGAAGCAGCATTAATAAAGTAAATAAACTTGCTATTACATTGGAAACAAATATGTAACCAATTTGGAAATTTTCGAAGTAAATACCTTCTAACAAAGAACTGTTTTGAGCCCATTTTGGCAAAAAAACCAAAAAGAAAATACTTAACGACAAATTAATTACTACGTTACCAATTTTAATAACTGCATATTTTATTGGTCTTCCTTCGGCTCTTAATTTTGAAAAAGGAATGATTACTAAAGCATCTAAAGTCAAAATTAAAATAGTGTAGAAAATATAATCTACATTTTTGTTTGACCAATTGGCAATATCGTCTTTAAAAAATATTGAAATTCCGAAAAAAAGAAGTGTTGAAGTCAATAAAGAAATCATCGAAGTATTAATTACTTTTTCTTTTTTATCTTCTGAATTATAGAAACGAAAAAAAGCAGTTTCCATTCCGTAAGAAAGTACAACGTTGAAAAAAACCAAATAAGAGAAAATAACAGAAACCTCGCCCATTTTATTCATATCTGTTAGATAATAAACGTAAAGCGGGTTTAATAAGAAGCTAATTAATCTTGGAATGACAGTTGCTAAACCATAGATTGCCGTTTGCTTAAAAAGAGATTTATATAAACTCAAAGTTTCTTTATTTAAGGAACAAAAATAGTTATTCTGTAGGTTTTCTCACAGAAGGATAGGCAATCATTTCTCTTTCTTCTACATTTTCTATAATTTTAGAATACATTTTACCTTCTTTGGTAAAAAATAAAATTGCTTGATTCTCCTTTAAGCTAACTTTAGACTCATGAACAACTGTTTCTTCTTCGACATCTGTAGCTTCAATATTTATTCCTTTTAATTGATTTTGACCTGTATCTATTCTAGCTATATAACTTAACTCATTTGTTTTTTCAAAAGTAGCTTCATAGTTTTTAAATTGAATTTTTTCTAAAACCAACCCTTTTTCAAATGGCGAATTCAGATTAACAAAAACATTTATTCCGGCTCCACCACCTCTTACTCCTGCAACCCATGCTTGAGAATAAACTTCTTTTATTTGAGTTTGACCTTCTAATTTTTGAATATTTGTTTTTGAAATTCCACATGAAAGCAAAACAATACTAAGAAAAAATGTAATTAATTTAGAAACTATCATCATAAAAATATTTTAGTTAAATGTACAAATTATATAACAAAAAAAGAGCCAAACTAAAGTTTGGCTCTTTTTTGTAAATACGACTAAGCAAATGCTTCGTCTAATTGTTCAATGCTTCGAATTATTAATTCAACTCCGCTTCGCTACGTTTAATTGTTCAATGCTTCGAATTATTAATTTAACTCCGCTTCGCTACGTTTAATTGTTCAATGCTTCGAATTATTAATTTAACTCCGCTTCGCTACGTTTAATTGTTCAATGCTTCGAATTATTAATTTAACTCCGCTTCGCTACGTTTAATTGTTCAATGCTTCGAATTATTAATTTAACTCCGCTTCGCTACGTTTAATTGTTCAATGCTTCAGCACCACCAACAATTTCTAAGATTTCTCCAGTAATTGCAGCTTGACGCGCTTTGTTATATGTTAACTTCAATTGATTTCTTAATTCTGTTGCATTATCAGTTGCTTTGTGCATAGCAGTCATACGAGCACCATGTTCTGAAGCAAAAGAGTCACGAATTCCTTTATACAATTGTGTTTTTAAAGACTTTGGTATTAAAGTCAACACAATTTCTTCTTTCGAAGGTTCGAAAATATAATCGGATGAAACAACTTCACCTCCTGTAATAGGAGCTAAAGGTAAAAACTGTTCTATTTTAACAATTTGAGTTGCTGCGTTTTTAAAATGATTGTAAACAATATGAATTTTATCGTATTCACCTGCAACAAACTTATCCATTAAAAGTTGAGCAATATCAGATACATTTTCAAATGTTAAATCATCAAAAATTGAATTTTTATTATCTATAACTGTATTAGATTTCTTTAAAACATCATTTCCTTTTTTACCAATAGCAAAAACATCAACTTGTTTTCCAGAATAAGAACCAGATAAACTTCTAACTTCTTTGATTACATTTGTATTAAAAGCACCACATAAACCTCTATTAGAAGTAATAGCAACAATCAAAACTTTATTAACCTCTCTTTGTTCTGCGAAAGCACCACCAGTATTACCATCTAAGGTAGCGCTTAAGTTTTGTAGAAGTTCGGTTAATTTTTCGGCATAAGGTCGCATTGCTGTAATAGCGTCTTGCGCTTTTTTAAGCTTAGCAGCAGAAACCATTTTCATTGCCGATGTAATTTGCATCGTAGATGAAACGGAACCAATTCTATTTCTAATTTCCTTTAAATTTGCCATTTTATATGAGTAATTAGTAGCTAGTAATTAGCAATTAGCATTCACTAATTACTAGCTACTTAGAATTAATATTTTGCAGAAACCTCTTTAGCTGCTTTTTCTAAAACATCAGTAATTTCGTCTGTGAATTTACCTGCTTTTAATCCGTCTAAAGTATCTCTATGTTTAGCATTTAAATAATCAATGAAATCTCTCTCAAATTCTTTAACACTAGTTACAGGAACATTTCTTAACAAGTTTTTAGAACCCGCATAGATAATTGCAACCTGATCTTCTACTGTATAAGGATCATTTACAGCTTGTTTTAAAATTTCAACGTTACGTTTTCCTTTTTCAATTACGTTCATAGTAACTGCATCTAAATCTGAACCAAATTTAGCAAACGCTTCTAATTCACGGTATTGAGCTTGGTCTAATTTTAAAGTACCGGCTACTTTTTTCATTGATTTAATTTGCGCATTACCTCCAACTCGAGATACTGAAATACCAACGTTAATTGCGGGACGTACACCTGAATTAAATAAATCACCATCTAAGAATATTTGACCATCAGTAATCGAAATTACGTTTGTTGGAATATATGCAGAAACGTCACCAGCCTGAGTTTCAATAATTGGCAAAGCTGTTAATGAACCTCCTCCTTTAACGATTGGACGTAAAGAATCTGGTAAATCATTCATTTCTTTAGCAATATCATCATCCGCAATAACTTTTGCTGCTCTCTCTAATAATCTTGAGTGAAGATAGAAAACATCCCCTGGATATGCTTCACGACCTGGTGGTCTTCTTAACAACAATGACACTTCACGATAAGCAACTGCTTGCTTAGATAAATCATCATAAATAATTAATGCAGGACGACCTGTATCACGGAAATACTCCCCAATAGAAGCACCAGCAAATGGAGCATAAACTTGCATTGCTGCAGGATCAGATGCATTTGCAGCAACAATAACTGTATAAGCCATTGCTCCTTTTTCTTCTAATGTTTTAGCAATTGCAGCAACTGTTGACGCCTTTTGCCCTACTGCAACATATATACAAAATACTGGTTTACCAGCATCGTAAAATTCTTTTTGATTCAAAATTGTGTCAATACAAACAGTAGTTTTACCTGTTTGACGGTCACCAATTACCAACTCACGTTGTCCTCTACCAACTGGAATCATAGCATCAATTGCTTTAATTCCTGTTTGTAATGGTTCTGTTACTGGTTGACGGAAGATAACTCCAGGAGCTTTTCTTTCTAATGGCATTTCATATAAATCACCACCAATTGGTCCTTTACCATCAATAGGATTACCTAATGTATCTAAAACACGACCAACAACTTGTTCACCAACTTTAAGAGAAGCAATACGTTGTGTTCTTTTTACAGTAGAACCTTCTCTAATACCTGTAGAAGGACCTAATAATACAACACCAACATTGTCTTCCTCTAAGTTAAGAACGATAGCTTCTAACCCATTTTCGAATTGAACTAACTCACCATATTGAGCGTTAGATAATCCGTAAACACGTGCGATACCATCTCCAACTTGAAGTACAGTTCCTACTTCTTCTAATGATGTACCAGATTGAAAACCTGATAATTGTTTCTTTAATATTGCTGAAATTTCAGCAGGTTTAATTTCCGCCATAATTATATATAATTATTATCCTCCGATATTAATATTAACGCCAGATCTTTTTGGCTCTTGATTATTATTTATTATAATGGTTTGACCATTATTAGATTTATTTAATCTATCTGAAAACTCAGTACCATACTTTTCAATAAGTAAATTAACTTTATCCTCATTTAATGTTTGATCATCATTTACTACTTTAGATTTATAAAGTAATTCAACTATAGATTTATAAGTTTTTTGCAACTCAATTTTTTTGCCCAACCCTAGAAAAGAAACTTCACAATATACTAAATCACCACTTGTGTTTGATGATGTTCTTGGTTCAGCACCAGAAACACGGATAATTTTTATAAATAAAATTTCATCTCCATTGGTTGTATTTGTTAATGAACAAAAAGTATTAAAGCCTCCGCAACCGTCATATTTTAACCAAACATTACCGTCAACTAAAACCTCTTGATTTTTGTATTTAAATTTTTGGGCAAAACTCAAAAAGCTAAAAAACAAAAACACTATTAATACTAACTGTCTCATAATTAATACTAATTACTAAATTCTTGTTTTAACGCCTGTAATTTACTAGCTACAGATGCATTGAATTGTTTATCTCCAATTCTCAATATAAATCCCCCTATAATTGACGGATCAACAATATTTTGAACAGTAATACTTTTATCAGAAAAATCTTTAATTTTAGCTAAAACTCTATTTTCTAAATCTGATGTTATAGGAAATGCAGTAGTAACTATTGCAGTTTCAACTCCATTCAATTCATCAAACAATTTATTATATTCTGAAGCAATAGCATGTAAAATTTCAAATCTTTTATTTTCTAAAAGCAATTGAAATAAGCTTTTTGTTTCGTTTTGAGCTGAAGCAAAAACCTCCAATAACGCATTAAGCTTAACATTAGCAACAACAGTAGGATTTAACAAAAAATCTTTTAATTCTTTACTTTCTTTTACCGATGCTCCAATTGACAACATGTCGTTATTAACACTTACTGTGTTATTACTTGCTTTTGCAATATCAAGAATAGCCTTAGCATATCGAATAGCCGCTCTAGTTCCTGCCATAATGCTTTAGTTTAGTTTTGCTTCACCTAACATTTTCTCAACCAGTTTTGACTGAGCTTCTGTGCTAGTTAATTCTTCTTTTAATATTTTTTCTGCAATTTCTATTGAAAGAGAAGACACTTGATTCTTAATTTCAGCCATTGCAGCATTCTTTTCAGATTCGATAGAAGCTTTCGCTTGAGAAATCATTTTTTCTCCTTGTACTTGTGCTTCTTCTTTAGCATCTGCAATCATTTTATCTTTAATCTCACGAGCTTCTTTTATCATTGTGTCTCTTTCAGCTCTAGCTTCAGCCAATAACTTTTCGTTATCTGCTTTAAGATTTTGCATGTCTTTTTTAGCATTTTCTGCAGCTAACAATGCATTTGAAATACCTTCTTCACGAGCTGTAATAGCCTCCATAATAGGTTTCCATGCAAATTTAACCATTAAACCAATTAACACAACTAAAATAGTCAATTGCCAAAAAAACAAACCAAATGAAAAATCGTTAATTAACTTTTCCATATTCTAAAATATATCGTTTTAAATTTTGTTTCAAAAATAAAACAAAACCTGTAACCAACCGTTACAGGATTTGTTTTTTTCATTCTTTATTATTTTCCTAAGATTAAAGCAGCAAATGCTAATCCTTCTAATAAAGCAGCGATAATAATCATCGCAGTTTGAATTTTACCAGCAGCTTCTGGCTGACGAGCGATAGCATCCATTGCAGATCCACCGATTTTACCTAAACCTAAACCCGCTCCGATTACTACTAATCCAGCTCCAATTAAATTGTACATAATAATTGATTTATATAATTAAACAAAAAATTCTAAATTAAACTATTGCATTATCATGATCACCATGCATATCTTCACTATGGTGCTCATCATGATGATGATCTTGTACCGCCATTCCAATAAACAACGAAGACAACATTGTAAAAATAAAAGCCTGCAAGAAAGCTACTAAAACCTCAATAACAGAAATAAACAATGTTAACCCAAGCGATATAGGCAAATCTGCTGCTAAATTTTTACCCACAAATATCATTGCAATTAAACTCATAATTACAACGTGACCTGCAGTAATATTAGCAAATAAACGTATTAATAATGCAAATGGCTTTGTTAATGTACCTAACAATTCAATAGGCATTAATATTATTTTCATTGGAACAGGAACACCTGGCATCCAAAAAATATGTTTCCAATAATCTTTATTAGCACTAACCTGAGTAATAACAAAAGTGAATAAAGCCAAACAAACCGTTACAGCTATATTTCCAGTTACATTAATCCCAAGAGGTGTCATCCCTAATAAATTTAACAACCAAATAAAGAAAAACACAGTTAATAAGTAACCCATAAATTTTCTATATTTTTTCTCTCCAATATTTGGAATTGCAATTTCGTCTCTAATAAAAATAATTAGCGGCTCTAAAACCCTTCCAAAACCAGTAGGAATCGCGCCTTTCTTATAAGATTTTGCCAAACCAACAAACATTAACAACAACAATGCAGACGTAAACAACATCGAAACTACATTTTTCGTAATAGAAAAATCTAACGGTTTAACATTTGTAGGATGATGATGCTCATCATAACTTATTGTACCTTCAGCATCAGTTTTATAAATTTTACTGTGGTATAATTTATAAAAATTACCATTATGTTCAGCAACAGCTTCACCATGATGTAACTTTGAAGATGAAAATATTTGCAAACCATTGTCATATAAAATGACTGGCAAAGAAAATCCGTAATGCTTACCTTCTGCTTCATCAGAAAAGAAATTAAAATCATGAGAATCCTGCAAGTGATGTTGAATATAAGCATCAACTTTATCCTTCTTACTTAAAGGCTCAGCTTCATGATGCCCTTCTTCTGCATGTACAACTTCTTCTGAGTGAGCAACAACTGTTGAATCTGAAGGATTATTAGCTATTCCTACTAAAGGCAACATCGCAAAAGCGAAGGCTACTATCACATTAAGTGGTTTTCTTAAAATCACCATAATTATTATAAACTTAAATTCTTAGGTTTCTAAATTTGGTGCAAAAGTACAATATTTATTAATACACCAAGTCTTAAAAATAAAAAAAAACGTATTTTTTTTGTTTTCTTTTAAAAGCTACTTTTTATTTAAAATTTTACTCGCCAAAAAGATGTCAATTATTAAAAAAGAAATTACTATTAATCCAAAATTTATTTTTTCTACAGAACTTTCCAAAGAACCTAACCTTATCAAGTCGAATAGAAAGTAGTAAACCACCATCTTCAAAGTTAAAACCACAATAAACACAAAACCAGTGCTTTCAAAATTTTTTTCAGAAGTTTTTTGCATTAAAACAATACTTAAAACAGAGAAGAATAATGAAACTAAATAAAGTTGCCAAACTTGAATCCGAAATTTTTCTTGATAACTACTTAGTAATTCTTGTTGAAAAACTAAAACATGTAGCAAAAAAAGCGGCAAAACAATTAACGTTAGTTTTTTTAATAAAATAAATATTTTATTCATCATTATTCATCTTATTTACTTGACTAATCACATTATATAATGCCAAAAAAACACCTAGCAAAGTAAAAATTATTGTAAAAACAGTATCTGTCAAGCATTTTTCATCTAACCATTTTCCTAAATAAGCAAAAAAAACAATTATTACTCCCATTTGAAAAGGAATATTAATTAATTGCATCCATTTATTATGCGGTTTTTTCTGATTGGTCATTGCTTGTAGGAATAGACTTTAAATTACTTTTCATTTCGCAAGTTGCTTCAAAAATAGCACCAGGCTCGACTGAAAGTTTACTTACAAACACTTCTCCTTTAATTTTAGCCGTTGATTTTACCCCTAAAAGTTCCGAAACCTCAAGTTTTCCAGAAAATTTTCCTTCAATATCAATATTTACACATTTAATATTTCCTTGAACTTCTCCTGTAGGACCTATAACTAATTTAGAAGCAGAATTATAATTACCAATTAAGATACCATCTAATCTAAAATCAGTTTTTGAAGTAATATCTCCTTTAATTACTGTTCCTTGTACAATTCTATTTGTTTGCCCTAATTGACTTGTATCTTTCTTGGATTTATCAAACATAATATAGTTGGTCTTTTGTTTTATTGTTTATTTAATACTAACCATTCATCAATATTCTTTTTAAACTGAATCACTTTATAATCTTCAGAAGAAATAATATAGGCCTTATCTTTAATTTTATAATCTTTAAATTCCTGCAAAACACTTAAAACTGATTTAGCATTTTCTTGGTTTTTAAACCCATGAATTACTATAATATCTTTATCAATTGTGTAAAGATCTGATGATGCTTTAAGCAAAACACTATTTCTGTCTTTGATATACTTATTGATTTTTTCTAATAATTTTTTAGAATCCTCCTTTAATGGAAAATCTTTAATAAAAATAATTTTCCAGCTTGTAGCTTCTGCTTTACCTAATTCAAAACCTTCAAGCTTAGGAATATCGTTTTGCAGTAAACTTTCAGCCTGCTTTCCTTCTAACTCATCTGGATAAGTTAATGCTACAAAGTTTAGAGCTTTTTTATAAGCATCTAAACCTTCAAGCCTTCCTTTTATATTTGCCTTTAACAACTCGAATTTAGGTAATGATTCATCTCCAAAAAATTGATCAATTCTTAAGTCTACTTCCTCAGAAGCATCTCTAACGGCATTGTCTTCAAATAATTTATATAAATTGTAATATACTTTATCTGGACTTTCGTTATCCGTTAACTCAATAGAAGGATTTTGAACAATTTGCGCATAACGACTATCAGGATATTCTGTAATAATTTGGTTTTTATAAACTTCCGCTTTGTTTGATTTTAAAGCTTCATAAATCTTAAACAAATTATATTTAGCAGGAAGTATCAATCTTTCTTCAGGATTGTTTTTCAACAATTGTTCTAACCTTGAAGCAGCCAATTCATATTCCTTAAACTTTTCCTTATAAATTACACCTAATTGATAGTAGGCAAAATTTCTATTTGTAGCCAAACTATCTATTACTAATTGCGAAGTAGGTAACTGAGAAGTGTAAAACTTAACCGTATATTTTTCTTCTGTTTCAGCAACCAAAGAATCGTTTTTAACTTCAAGTTCACTTATGCTGTTTGCAGAAAAATCAAGATCTTTATTAGAAGATAACCTCCAGTTTTTCTTTAACTCTCTTTTACCCCATTTACCTTCAAACTCTCGCTTACCATAACTAACCGTCACAGGATTATAGAAATAAAAATTACTAGATTCATTACCCAAAGAAACAGGTGGCAACATACTAGAATTACCAAGTGGAGGTGAAATTGATGATGGGTTTGGATTAAACTTCCCTCCAGACTGACTACCTGGTTTAATAGCATTATTAGCAGCAATATTTGCTTCCCTTTCAGCTTTTTCAGCTTCTAATTTTGCCCTTAATTCGTCTTTAATTTTTAACTCATCGATATATTTTTGAAAATAATCTGTCTTTTGAGAGTCACTCATTGAAACTAAATTCAAAATACTATCATTCTCTTGAGCAATAGTTTCATATTTAATAACGTCTACTAGATTAAGCCTTTTCTTTTTATATTTACGATATTCTCTAGTACCTTCTTTTAATCTCAACAAAGTACTATCATAATATTTTCCTGCAATTTTATACTGAGCATCTTTAAAATAAATTTCGCCAATATTTCTATAATTTGATGAAATCAAATATTCATCTTGACTAAATGCCTTTATCGATTTATTGTAAAACTTTTCAGCAATTTTAGGTTTATTGTTTTTATCATAAAAAACTCCCATTTGATGATTTAGAATATCTAGATAAGGTCTGTTTTCTCTATCTTCTAATAATTTTGTGAATTTTTCAACAAATGCTAGAGTGTCACCTTTTTTATAATCAAACTGTTGAGCTTGTTTTGCATGAGCCTGAATAACGTATCTTCTTGGAGACTTTCTATTCATATCGATAACTTCTTGAAAAGCAACAAACGCACTGTCATTATACTGAAAAGATTCATATAACTGCCCTAAAATAAATGAATAGCGTGCTTTTTCTTCTTTATCTTTAGTTTCTAATCTTGCTATTTTAATAGTTGCAATCGCTGAATCATTTGAACCTATATTTCTATAAGCTTGACTCAACATTGCATTTGCATCTGCTAAATCTTGACCTACAATATCTTTCTTTTCAAGCAATAATTTTAAATTTTTTATAGCAACTTCATTATTTTCAAGTCTAATATTTACTTTTTCACGCCAAACTTTAGCGTGATAAATTTTGTCGCTTTTAGGATATTTATATAAAATATAATTTAAAGACTCTAACGAAGGAATAAATCTATTTTCATAATAACGTGATTTAGCTAAAAGTAAATAAGCTTCGTCCATTTGTGGATTTTTCTCAATCCCACCAATATTCATTGAATGTTTTTGAATGGCTTTGACTGCTTTCTCCTCAGCCCTCGTGAAATTTGGGTTTTTAGTTTGACCTGGGAGAAAATTTTCTTCTTTTTCTTGCATTCTTTCCACTGGAAGAATTTCCCAAAAATTATCTTTAAAAGTTGTCTTTAAGTTTTCTAAACCCGCATCTAATGCTAAATTACCGTTATACAGAACATTATATTCTGTAGTAACTGCATGCACATTCCTATTAATAAACTTATCTTTCTTAACAGAGCAAGAAATTATAAAGAGCATTAAACCTAATGTTAATGCGTATTTTAGATGATTAGCCTTCAAATTAAAACGTTTTTATTCTTTAAACTAAAAATTACATTTTTTAGTATAAGATTGGTAAAAATACGTTTCTTTTTTTGATGTAGAAAAAAATAGGCTTTTTTTTACTACTCTTGTATACTTTTTAAATCTTTAACTACTTTAAAAGCAACATCTATTTGTTCATCACTTACAATTATTGTAAACTCGTTAGTTGTAGAAATAACTTCATGAATAACTATTCCTTCCCAAGCTAATTTTTGAAAAATATAATAATAAACACCCGGTACAGAAATATTATCTTGTGGTAACTTTACCGTTATAGATGATAAATTTTCTAAGTGTAAGGTTTGTTTTTCTAGACTAAAAAAGTTTTCGACTAAGTGTGAATAAGAAGTACTAATAATAATATTCATCTCATTAACACCTCTTGAAGAGGTATAAAAAACATCTTGATGCTTATTAATTTCAGAAATTAATTTCCCTTGATTTTCTAACAAAGTATCCGACACTACAAATGCAAAATCAGAAAGCGATGATCTAACTGTAATTTCACCAATATTCATTAAAACTTTAGAAATTTTTCGATTAATTTTAAAATCTAATTCTTCCGAAAGCCTTTTTAAAGACATAACAATTGCCCCTTGTTTAATATCTTTACCTAGCTCCTTTTCAAGTTCAGGAACCATTATTCTTGCTAAAGATGTTAAGTTTATTATTCCTTGAGCTAATGAATTTAAAAGGAATGGTTTTGATTTTATGTAATTCTCAACTACAGAAGAAATTGTTTTCATACCAAAAAATTTTATGCAAATATACTAAAAACAAATTGTTACATATATAACTTAAAAATAAAAAAAGGCTTCTTTTATGTGTTCAATGTTAAATTTTTGATTCTCTTTATAAAT
Protein-coding sequences here:
- the atpE gene encoding ATP synthase F0 subunit C, whose protein sequence is MYNLIGAGLVVIGAGLGLGKIGGSAMDAIARQPEAAGKIQTAMIIIAALLEGLAFAALILGK
- the atpB gene encoding F0F1 ATP synthase subunit A, coding for MVILRKPLNVIVAFAFAMLPLVGIANNPSDSTVVAHSEEVVHAEEGHHEAEPLSKKDKVDAYIQHHLQDSHDFNFFSDEAEGKHYGFSLPVILYDNGLQIFSSSKLHHGEAVAEHNGNFYKLYHSKIYKTDAEGTISYDEHHHPTNVKPLDFSITKNVVSMLFTSALLLLMFVGLAKSYKKGAIPTGFGRVLEPLIIFIRDEIAIPNIGEKKYRKFMGYLLTVFFFIWLLNLLGMTPLGINVTGNIAVTVCLALFTFVITQVSANKDYWKHIFWMPGVPVPMKIILMPIELLGTLTKPFALLIRLFANITAGHVVIMSLIAMIFVGKNLAADLPISLGLTLFISVIEVLVAFLQAFIFTMLSSLFIGMAVQDHHHDEHHSEDMHGDHDNAIV
- a CDS encoding AtpZ/AtpI family protein, whose amino-acid sequence is MQLINIPFQMGVIIVFFAYLGKWLDEKCLTDTVFTIIFTLLGVFLALYNVISQVNKMNNDE
- a CDS encoding bactofilin family protein, which encodes MFDKSKKDTSQLGQTNRIVQGTVIKGDITSKTDFRLDGILIGNYNSASKLVIGPTGEVQGNIKCVNIDIEGKFSGKLEVSELLGVKSTAKIKGEVFVSKLSVEPGAIFEATCEMKSNLKSIPTSNDQSEKTA
- a CDS encoding tetratricopeptide repeat protein, which translates into the protein MLFIISCSVKKDKFINRNVHAVTTEYNVLYNGNLALDAGLENLKTTFKDNFWEILPVERMQEKEENFLPGQTKNPNFTRAEEKAVKAIQKHSMNIGGIEKNPQMDEAYLLLAKSRYYENRFIPSLESLNYILYKYPKSDKIYHAKVWREKVNIRLENNEVAIKNLKLLLEKKDIVGQDLADANAMLSQAYRNIGSNDSAIATIKIARLETKDKEEKARYSFILGQLYESFQYNDSAFVAFQEVIDMNRKSPRRYVIQAHAKQAQQFDYKKGDTLAFVEKFTKLLEDRENRPYLDILNHQMGVFYDKNNKPKIAEKFYNKSIKAFSQDEYLISSNYRNIGEIYFKDAQYKIAGKYYDSTLLRLKEGTREYRKYKKKRLNLVDVIKYETIAQENDSILNLVSMSDSQKTDYFQKYIDELKIKDELRAKLEAEKAEREANIAANNAIKPGSQSGGKFNPNPSSISPPLGNSSMLPPVSLGNESSNFYFYNPVTVSYGKREFEGKWGKRELKKNWRLSSNKDLDFSANSISELEVKNDSLVAETEEKYTVKFYTSQLPTSQLVIDSLATNRNFAYYQLGVIYKEKFKEYELAASRLEQLLKNNPEERLILPAKYNLFKIYEALKSNKAEVYKNQIITEYPDSRYAQIVQNPSIELTDNESPDKVYYNLYKLFEDNAVRDASEEVDLRIDQFFGDESLPKFELLKANIKGRLEGLDAYKKALNFVALTYPDELEGKQAESLLQNDIPKLEGFELGKAEATSWKIIFIKDFPLKEDSKKLLEKINKYIKDRNSVLLKASSDLYTIDKDIIVIHGFKNQENAKSVLSVLQEFKDYKIKDKAYIISSEDYKVIQFKKNIDEWLVLNKQ
- a CDS encoding aspartate kinase; protein product: MKTISSVVENYIKSKPFLLNSLAQGIINLTSLARIMVPELEKELGKDIKQGAIVMSLKRLSEELDFKINRKISKVLMNIGEITVRSSLSDFAFVVSDTLLENQGKLISEINKHQDVFYTSSRGVNEMNIIISTSYSHLVENFFSLEKQTLHLENLSSITVKLPQDNISVPGVYYYIFQKLAWEGIVIHEVISTTNEFTIIVSDEQIDVAFKVVKDLKSIQE